A genomic window from Oceanobacillus timonensis includes:
- a CDS encoding nucleotide sugar dehydrogenase, with protein MNLFQQIQDRQAKVSVIGLGYVGLPLAVELAKKYDVVGFDLNEAKVAQYRKGIDVTDEVGDEALKDTSLTFTSAPSDISDCTFHIVAVPTPINSDKTPNLQPVISASETVGQHLSKGSIVVYESTVYPGTTEEVCIPILEDNSQLEFGKDFKVGYSPERINPGDKVNTLVTIQKIVSGSDNEALQEISALYGSIIQAGIFEAKSIKVAEAAKVIENSQRDINIAFMNELSIVFNKMEIDTNDVLEAAGTKWNFLKFTPGLVGGHCIGVDPYYFTYRAEQLGYHSQIILAGRKINDDMGRYIASSIIKKMIKSKLQVDGARVAILGLTFKENVADVRNTKVNDIVDELTEYGVNVLVHDPKAEPEEVKEVFGFDLVSDEELTDLDAVVLAVPHREYSEYDPSDYLPMYRTEDKVFVDIKGAYGREALEAEGFQYWSL; from the coding sequence ATGAATCTATTTCAGCAAATTCAAGATAGACAAGCCAAGGTTTCTGTTATTGGTCTCGGTTATGTAGGACTGCCCCTCGCAGTAGAATTAGCAAAAAAATATGATGTGGTCGGTTTTGACCTAAACGAAGCAAAAGTAGCACAATATCGAAAAGGAATCGATGTCACCGATGAAGTCGGCGACGAAGCATTAAAAGATACAAGTTTAACATTCACAAGCGCACCCAGCGATATCAGTGATTGTACTTTTCATATCGTTGCTGTGCCGACACCGATTAACTCGGATAAAACACCGAATTTACAACCGGTTATTTCAGCCAGCGAAACAGTAGGACAGCATCTTTCCAAAGGTTCTATTGTTGTCTATGAGTCAACTGTATACCCAGGAACAACGGAAGAAGTCTGCATTCCTATTTTAGAGGATAACTCGCAACTCGAATTCGGTAAAGACTTTAAAGTCGGTTATTCGCCGGAACGAATTAATCCTGGCGATAAGGTAAATACCCTTGTAACGATTCAAAAAATCGTGTCTGGATCAGACAACGAAGCATTACAAGAAATTTCCGCTTTATATGGTTCTATTATTCAAGCTGGTATCTTTGAAGCGAAATCGATTAAAGTGGCGGAAGCAGCCAAGGTCATTGAGAATTCGCAGCGGGATATTAACATTGCTTTTATGAATGAACTTTCCATAGTCTTCAATAAGATGGAGATCGATACCAATGATGTACTGGAAGCAGCTGGTACGAAATGGAACTTCTTGAAGTTCACGCCAGGTCTTGTCGGCGGACATTGTATCGGAGTGGATCCGTACTATTTCACCTATCGGGCAGAGCAGCTCGGTTATCATTCACAAATTATTTTAGCCGGCAGAAAAATCAATGATGACATGGGCAGATATATTGCCAGCAGCATCATCAAGAAAATGATTAAATCCAAACTGCAGGTTGACGGCGCACGTGTTGCCATTCTTGGACTGACTTTCAAAGAAAATGTTGCGGATGTGCGTAATACCAAGGTCAATGACATTGTGGATGAGTTAACCGAATATGGTGTGAATGTGCTTGTACATGATCCCAAAGCAGAGCCGGAAGAAGTCAAAGAAGTGTTCGGATTTGATTTGGTTTCAGACGAGGAATTAACCGATTTGGATGCAGTTGTTTTAGCGGTACCGCACCGCGAATACAGCGAATATGATCCAAGCGACTATCTGCCAATGTACCGAACGGAAGATAAAGTATTTGTCGATATTAAGGGTGCTTACGGCAGAGAAGCTTTAGAAGCAGAAGGGTTCCAATACTGGAGCTTATAA
- a CDS encoding threonine/serine exporter family protein, with protein MFDIIVQLAASFIASAGFGVLFNAPKKSLIPCGLVGMLGWILFYTLREFHVDIVAATTFAAMLVSILSQLCSRILKRPIIVFTVSGIIPLVPGGVAYNAMRNFVENDYNTAIQLSAQVMLLAGGIAIGLMFSQVINQIILKWNKAKQ; from the coding sequence ATGTTCGACATTATTGTCCAACTTGCAGCCAGCTTTATTGCGTCTGCAGGTTTTGGTGTATTGTTTAATGCGCCCAAAAAATCATTGATACCATGCGGCCTTGTCGGTATGCTCGGCTGGATTTTATTTTATACATTAAGGGAATTTCATGTTGATATCGTTGCTGCAACCACATTTGCAGCTATGCTTGTTTCCATTCTCAGTCAACTATGTTCCCGTATCCTAAAACGTCCGATCATTGTATTTACTGTGTCCGGTATTATCCCTCTTGTTCCGGGCGGTGTTGCCTACAATGCCATGCGGAACTTTGTTGAAAATGACTATAATACAGCGATTCAGCTCTCTGCGCAGGTAATGCTGCTAGCCGGGGGCATTGCGATCGGTTTAATGTTCTCCCAAGTTATTAATCAGATCATCTTGAAGTGGAATAAGGCAAAGCAGTGA
- a CDS encoding threonine/serine exporter family protein gives MEKQSVTVEKICLLAGKIMLAAGAETYRVEDTMDRIARAYGVEHPQSYATLTGLHFSPDYTSNSYFLRITKRATDLHKIDNVNQLSREIVALQLPLEKAYSKLETLETNVPTFSLSFQVLAATLVSGCFALMFGGTWPDFLPACLAGSIGYLTMILFDKIVEIRFLAEFIGSSFIGLTAATCFLLGFGASLEMIIIGAVMPLVPGLPITNAIRDLMAGHLVSGVSKGIESLLTAVAIGAGIAMVYGFFPV, from the coding sequence TTGGAAAAACAATCTGTAACAGTGGAAAAAATTTGTTTATTAGCCGGAAAAATCATGCTGGCTGCCGGGGCGGAGACATACCGGGTCGAGGATACCATGGATCGGATTGCACGGGCTTATGGTGTCGAGCATCCGCAAAGTTATGCGACATTAACCGGGCTGCATTTTTCACCCGATTACACATCCAACAGTTACTTCTTAAGAATTACGAAACGGGCTACCGATTTACATAAAATTGATAACGTGAATCAGCTTTCCCGGGAAATTGTTGCGCTTCAACTCCCTTTGGAAAAGGCCTATAGCAAGCTGGAAACCTTAGAAACAAATGTGCCGACTTTTTCATTAAGCTTCCAAGTACTCGCAGCTACACTCGTGAGCGGTTGTTTCGCTCTCATGTTTGGCGGCACCTGGCCAGACTTTTTGCCGGCTTGTCTTGCTGGAAGCATCGGTTACTTAACGATGATTCTCTTTGATAAAATCGTTGAGATTCGCTTTCTTGCAGAGTTTATCGGATCCTCTTTCATTGGATTAACAGCTGCCACCTGCTTTCTGCTTGGCTTCGGCGCCAGTCTGGAAATGATTATCATCGGCGCTGTGATGCCACTTGTTCCCGGCCTTCCAATTACAAATGCGATTCGAGATTTAATGGCTGGCCACCTTGTTTCCGGTGTTTCCAAAGGAATCGAGTCACTACTCACAGCTGTAGCCATCGGAGCTGGAATTGCGATGGTTTATGGGTTCTTTCCGGTTTAA
- a CDS encoding glycosyltransferase family 4 protein, with product MLNYIDLTIAFFISAVTALLATFPVKKLAVKIGAMDKPNHRKIHQSVTPRLGGLAIFIGALFGMLYLQPRHVFIDEILVGSLIILITGALDDKYTIRPLVKLSGQVVAAGLLIYAGLIIERITIPLLGVVELGFLGPVLTFFWIIGITNAINLIDGLDGLATGVTTIAMISIFAMALVDTQVLVAYLCITFIGANIGFLYHNFYPAKIYMGDTGSNLLGYIVAIISILGLFKNITFFSFIIPIVILAVPIFDTLVAMIRRMYNKEGIMTADRRHIHYQLIDAGYSHRKTVVIIYLFSGLFGVIGILFSEADLAISLIFTAVMIILLHIFAELAGLVMGGRRPVVTLLRRIKAFLFKPFKKRKKSRKSSD from the coding sequence ATGCTTAACTATATAGATTTAACAATAGCCTTCTTCATATCTGCTGTCACAGCTTTGCTGGCTACGTTTCCAGTAAAAAAACTGGCAGTGAAAATAGGAGCAATGGATAAGCCAAATCACCGGAAAATACACCAAAGCGTCACACCGAGATTGGGAGGATTAGCCATTTTTATCGGTGCTTTATTTGGGATGCTTTATTTGCAGCCAAGGCATGTTTTTATTGATGAAATTTTGGTTGGTTCGCTTATCATCTTGATTACCGGCGCATTAGATGATAAATATACGATACGTCCGTTGGTTAAATTATCCGGACAGGTGGTTGCTGCAGGTCTGCTTATTTATGCAGGTTTGATTATTGAGCGGATTACGATCCCGCTCTTAGGTGTTGTGGAGCTCGGCTTTTTGGGCCCGGTCCTTACCTTCTTCTGGATTATTGGAATTACCAACGCCATTAATTTAATTGATGGCCTGGACGGACTGGCTACCGGCGTGACAACCATTGCCATGATCAGTATTTTCGCCATGGCGCTTGTGGATACACAGGTACTTGTCGCTTATTTATGTATTACCTTTATTGGCGCAAATATCGGATTTTTATACCATAATTTTTATCCTGCTAAGATATATATGGGGGACACGGGATCGAATCTGTTGGGGTATATCGTTGCGATTATTTCTATTTTAGGTTTATTTAAAAACATTACCTTCTTCAGTTTCATTATTCCGATTGTAATCCTGGCCGTTCCCATCTTTGATACACTGGTGGCGATGATTCGCCGCATGTATAACAAAGAAGGCATCATGACAGCAGACCGACGTCATATTCATTATCAATTAATCGATGCCGGCTACAGTCACCGGAAAACCGTAGTGATTATTTATCTGTTCAGCGGATTATTTGGGGTGATCGGAATCCTTTTTTCCGAGGCGGATTTAGCCATTTCCCTTATCTTTACCGCTGTGATGATTATTTTATTACATATTTTTGCCGAACTGGCCGGCCTAGTGATGGGTGGAAGAAGACCGGTTGTTACGCTGCTGAGAAGAATCAAGGCATTTTTGTTTAAACCTTTTAAAAAAAGAAAGAAATCAAGAAAAAGCAGTGACTGA
- a CDS encoding Rpn family recombination-promoting nuclease/putative transposase, whose amino-acid sequence MFTAPVIFEEKADYMKHDRLTKKLIQEFFEEFIEGFFPDLHPYIDFTNVTFLEQEVYLDYIEGSKKEIDVLAEVKLHYEDKILHIHTEAQSTHEANFPERMFLYFSYLYAKHRKPIQPIAVLSYNRSQEEPTQFKINTPTQEVLQFNFLQLQLRKKNWKEYIQSDNPAAAALLSQMGYEEHERVQVKLEFLRMITRMKINPVQMEFLYGYFETYLKLNKKEGEQMMEKMENLPEEEKEMVMQLPNSYFERGKQEGIEEGIEKGIKKRNRELALKLITRGMSTSDIAEITDLSEAEIKKLASE is encoded by the coding sequence TTGTTTACAGCGCCCGTTATATTCGAAGAAAAAGCAGATTACATGAAACATGATCGGCTGACAAAAAAGCTGATACAAGAGTTTTTCGAAGAGTTCATCGAAGGATTTTTCCCCGACCTTCACCCCTACATTGATTTCACCAACGTCACATTCCTAGAGCAGGAAGTCTACCTGGACTACATCGAAGGCTCCAAAAAGGAAATTGACGTGCTCGCCGAAGTGAAGTTGCATTACGAGGATAAAATTCTCCATATTCATACCGAAGCGCAATCCACCCATGAAGCAAATTTCCCCGAAAGAATGTTTCTCTACTTCAGCTATCTTTACGCCAAACACCGCAAACCAATTCAACCCATCGCCGTTTTGAGTTATAATAGAAGCCAAGAAGAACCGACACAATTCAAAATCAATACACCCACCCAAGAAGTACTTCAATTTAACTTTTTGCAATTACAATTAAGAAAGAAAAACTGGAAAGAATATATTCAATCAGATAACCCGGCCGCAGCAGCGTTGCTTAGTCAGATGGGCTATGAAGAACACGAGCGTGTCCAAGTAAAGTTGGAATTTCTGCGTATGATTACCCGCATGAAAATCAATCCGGTGCAAATGGAATTCCTTTACGGTTATTTCGAGACTTATTTAAAACTAAACAAAAAGGAGGGGGAACAAATGATGGAGAAAATGGAGAACTTGCCGGAAGAGGAAAAAGAAATGGTCATGCAGCTGCCGAATTCTTATTTTGAGAGAGGGAAGCAAGAAGGGATAGAAGAAGGGATAGAAAAGGGGATAAAAAAGCGGAACCGGGAGTTAGCTTTGAAACTGATAACAAGAGGTATGTCAACCAGTGATATTGCAGAGATTACAGATTTAAGCGAAGCAGAAATTAAAAAGCTTGCTAGTGAGTAA